A region from the Cryptosporangium arvum DSM 44712 genome encodes:
- a CDS encoding PQQ-dependent dehydrogenase, methanol/ethanol family translates to MTIEYVDAGEAVDQARLTHKVAGGEVAPPVTENVTYERILEARSEPENWLTYYGAHDGQRYSPLDQITTENVRRLAPAWVFQAGTSGIIAGASTYSFEATPIVVDGIMFLSGWDGWVWALDAKTGTEIWRYKHAVPFDVSLCCGNVNRGVAVAKGKVFFVTANAHLIALDATTGKKIWDKVKGDVRAGESATSAPIVIKDMVITGSAGGEFGVRGHLDAFDLETGEHRWRSYMVPKPGEPGAETWPSDGEAWARGGGNPWLVGTFDPDTNLMYWGTGNPAPDFDGGVREGDNLYTDSIVAIDVDSGQIRWHYQCTPHDVWDYDSISECILFERDGRKLLGHFDKNGYFFVLDRTNGERISITPFVDRITWGAITRDGQVAAKVYPDEEGVPVHFYPGPAGAKEWTHASYSPRTGWFYVPVQDVGATATRRRREFKESIPYWGAGVQVDIEEAVGYVSAFDADGEEKWRWRNELPMCASTLVTAGDVVFAGEPSGEFNALDARTGEQLWQFQCGSGHHSSPVTYAIDGRQYVAVPVGWGGWAEGFLPGMLGAGHGSALIVFALPED, encoded by the coding sequence ATGACCATCGAATATGTGGACGCGGGCGAGGCCGTCGACCAGGCCAGGCTCACGCACAAGGTCGCCGGCGGCGAAGTCGCGCCGCCGGTCACCGAGAACGTGACCTACGAGCGCATCCTCGAGGCCCGCTCCGAGCCGGAGAACTGGCTCACCTACTACGGCGCCCACGACGGGCAGCGCTACAGCCCGCTCGACCAGATCACCACCGAGAACGTCAGGCGCCTGGCCCCCGCCTGGGTGTTCCAGGCGGGAACGAGCGGCATCATCGCCGGCGCGTCGACGTACTCGTTCGAGGCCACCCCGATCGTCGTCGACGGGATCATGTTCCTGTCCGGCTGGGACGGCTGGGTCTGGGCCCTGGACGCCAAGACCGGCACCGAGATCTGGCGGTACAAGCACGCGGTGCCGTTCGACGTCTCGCTCTGCTGCGGCAACGTCAACCGCGGGGTCGCGGTCGCCAAGGGCAAGGTCTTCTTCGTCACCGCGAACGCGCACCTGATCGCCCTCGACGCCACCACCGGCAAGAAGATCTGGGACAAGGTCAAGGGCGACGTCCGCGCCGGGGAGAGCGCCACCAGCGCGCCGATCGTCATCAAGGACATGGTCATCACCGGCAGCGCCGGCGGTGAGTTCGGGGTGCGCGGCCACCTCGACGCGTTCGACCTGGAGACCGGCGAGCACCGCTGGCGCTCCTACATGGTGCCGAAGCCGGGCGAGCCGGGGGCGGAGACCTGGCCGTCGGACGGCGAGGCCTGGGCGCGCGGCGGCGGGAACCCGTGGCTGGTCGGCACGTTCGACCCGGACACGAACCTGATGTACTGGGGCACCGGCAACCCCGCCCCCGACTTCGACGGCGGTGTCCGCGAAGGCGACAACCTCTACACCGACAGCATCGTCGCGATCGACGTCGACTCCGGACAGATCCGCTGGCACTACCAGTGCACCCCGCACGACGTGTGGGACTACGACAGCATCTCCGAGTGCATCCTGTTCGAGCGGGACGGGCGCAAGCTCCTCGGCCACTTCGACAAGAACGGGTACTTCTTCGTCCTCGACCGCACCAACGGCGAGCGGATCTCGATCACGCCGTTCGTCGACCGGATCACCTGGGGTGCGATCACCCGCGACGGCCAGGTCGCGGCCAAGGTCTACCCCGACGAAGAGGGCGTCCCTGTGCACTTCTACCCGGGCCCGGCCGGCGCCAAGGAGTGGACGCACGCGTCCTACAGCCCGCGCACCGGGTGGTTCTACGTCCCGGTGCAGGACGTCGGGGCCACGGCCACGCGCCGGCGCCGGGAGTTCAAGGAGAGCATCCCGTACTGGGGCGCCGGCGTTCAGGTCGACATCGAGGAAGCAGTCGGCTACGTCAGCGCGTTCGACGCCGACGGCGAGGAGAAGTGGCGCTGGCGCAACGAACTGCCGATGTGTGCCTCGACGCTGGTCACCGCCGGCGACGTGGTGTTCGCGGGCGAGCCGTCGGGTGAGTTCAACGCCCTCGACGCCCGCACCGGCGAGCAGCTGTGGCAGTTCCAGTGCGGCAGCGGTCACCACAGCAGCCCGGTGACCTACGCGATCGACGGGCGGCAGTACGTGGCCGTGCCGGTCGGCTGGGGCGGCTGGGCCGAAGGCTTCCTGCCCGGCATGCTCGGCGCAGGCCACGGCAGCGCGCTGATCGTGTTCGCCCTGCCCGAGGACTAG
- the pqqC gene encoding pyrroloquinoline-quinone synthase PqqC has translation MTAVLGTDFVATLRAHSQRYHHQHPFHVRMNAGELSPRQLRGWIANRFYYQENIPRKDAAILSNCPDVEVRRRWIRRVTDHDGTTGTEGGIEAWLRLGEAAGLPREEILDHRHLVPGVRFAVDAYVNFTRTRPWVEAVASSLTELFAPDLMAARLAAFERYYPWIEPEGLAYFRNRLHQAPRDCEHALEIVTTHCLSAESQAAAIDALSFKCDVLWSQLDCIDAAYPR, from the coding sequence ATGACGGCGGTACTCGGCACGGATTTCGTCGCCACGTTGCGGGCCCACTCCCAGCGCTATCACCATCAGCACCCGTTCCACGTCCGGATGAACGCCGGTGAGCTGAGCCCCCGGCAGCTGCGGGGCTGGATCGCGAACCGCTTCTACTACCAGGAGAACATCCCCCGCAAAGACGCCGCGATCCTCTCCAACTGCCCCGACGTCGAGGTGCGCCGGCGCTGGATCCGACGCGTCACCGACCACGACGGCACCACCGGCACCGAGGGCGGCATCGAGGCGTGGCTGCGCCTCGGCGAGGCCGCCGGGCTCCCGCGCGAGGAGATCCTCGACCATCGGCACCTGGTGCCCGGGGTGCGCTTCGCGGTGGACGCGTACGTCAACTTCACCCGCACCCGCCCGTGGGTGGAGGCGGTCGCTTCGTCGCTCACCGAGCTGTTCGCCCCCGACCTGATGGCCGCACGGCTCGCCGCGTTCGAGCGGTACTACCCGTGGATCGAACCCGAGGGCCTCGCGTACTTCCGCAACCGGCTCCACCAGGCGCCCCGCGACTGCGAGCACGCGCTCGAGATCGTCACGACCCACTGCCTGTCGGCCGAGTCCCAGGCCGCCGCGATCGACGCGCTGTCGTTCAAGTGCGACGTGCTGTGGAGCCAGCTCGACTGCATCGACGCGGCGTACCCGCGATGA
- the pqqA gene encoding pyrroloquinoline quinone precursor peptide PqqA: protein MAEWETPEFVEVAVAPEVTMYMGTLEP, encoded by the coding sequence ATGGCTGAATGGGAGACCCCGGAGTTCGTCGAGGTCGCCGTCGCCCCCGAGGTGACGATGTACATGGGCACGCTGGAGCCCTGA
- a CDS encoding Hsp70 family protein — MTALAVDYGTSNTVAMLAWPDGRIRPLLFDGSPLLPSGVGLEPDGQLLSGRAAQRAGRVSPQSYEPNPKRRIDELELLLGGRDVPVVTAIAATLNRVWQEVRRTLPEPPERIVITCPVAWGPARREVLLAAAGQAGLPEVAVLAEPVAAATYYATEFAGRLPPDGCLVVYDLGAGTFDVSVVRPTSEPLAYRGLDTFGSLDLDALVVSIASDVIGDGFAPLRAPRTVTEQRAFRRLWSDASEAKEALSSRSSATLVVPLLERDVLISREQFEFAARPRLADTIDVTLQCVREARVPVDQVSGVFLVGGGSRMPLIGTLLHRATGIAPTVLDQPELVVAEGALRWVVAEGTPGRAVPVAPPLLDLGPLPEPPPYPAEGGGDGGSAPAGSVTGAAGGAAPAGPYGPSRPSGSLQPSGSSRPSGPTRPSEPSGSSRPSEPSGSTRPSEPSGSSRPSEPSRPSGPSSRPSGPSRPSGPSGPFRPSGPSAPPGPSEETEAGALEQAAPLSAAEGPGRQGGASAAGPFLPSALPPETFGAGAAGLVLPALISAPVGFVLFVISVPVILQTLSYGDQYTPLTWLALAGGSVPSLLLITWAAYRLARLRRGAGLRVDDLGLTVLTGNPGAERRLRGLGWIVPSPLLLLAALIFQYSWPQRADSVSGLAVLLAVLGLIVGAIISARSILPAGREEVLSWRGIGTVTLTRRGPLRRRTLTVVPANPANPANPAPRYLDARGLPARRLAAALARHSGGRFTGTGPAKG, encoded by the coding sequence GTGACCGCGCTCGCCGTCGACTATGGAACGTCGAACACCGTCGCGATGCTCGCGTGGCCGGACGGTCGGATCCGCCCGCTGTTGTTCGACGGGTCGCCGCTGCTGCCGTCCGGGGTCGGCCTGGAACCCGACGGGCAGCTGCTGTCCGGACGGGCCGCGCAGCGCGCCGGGCGGGTGTCGCCGCAGTCCTACGAGCCGAACCCGAAACGCCGGATCGACGAGCTGGAGCTGCTGCTCGGCGGCCGGGACGTGCCGGTCGTCACGGCGATCGCGGCGACGCTCAACCGGGTGTGGCAGGAGGTGCGCCGCACGCTCCCGGAGCCGCCGGAGCGGATCGTGATCACGTGCCCGGTGGCGTGGGGGCCGGCCCGGCGGGAGGTGCTGCTCGCCGCCGCCGGACAGGCCGGGTTACCGGAGGTCGCCGTGCTGGCCGAACCGGTCGCGGCGGCCACGTACTACGCGACCGAGTTCGCGGGGCGGCTGCCGCCGGACGGCTGCCTGGTGGTGTACGACCTCGGCGCGGGCACCTTCGACGTGTCGGTGGTGCGCCCGACGTCCGAGCCGCTGGCCTACCGGGGCCTGGACACGTTCGGCAGCCTCGACCTCGACGCGCTCGTGGTGTCGATCGCCTCCGACGTGATCGGGGACGGGTTCGCGCCCTTACGGGCGCCGCGGACAGTGACCGAGCAGCGGGCCTTCCGGAGACTGTGGAGCGACGCGTCGGAGGCGAAGGAGGCGTTGTCGTCGCGGTCGTCGGCGACGCTCGTCGTGCCGCTGCTCGAGCGGGACGTGCTGATCAGCCGGGAGCAGTTCGAGTTCGCGGCGCGGCCCCGGCTCGCGGACACGATCGACGTGACGCTGCAGTGCGTGCGCGAGGCGCGGGTGCCGGTGGACCAGGTCAGCGGGGTGTTCCTGGTGGGGGGTGGGTCGCGGATGCCGCTGATCGGCACGCTGCTGCACCGGGCGACCGGGATCGCGCCGACGGTGCTCGACCAGCCCGAGCTGGTGGTGGCGGAGGGGGCGCTGCGGTGGGTGGTGGCGGAGGGGACACCGGGCCGTGCGGTTCCGGTGGCGCCGCCGCTGCTCGATCTCGGGCCGCTGCCCGAGCCCCCGCCCTATCCGGCGGAGGGGGGAGGGGATGGGGGGTCCGCGCCGGCCGGGTCGGTGACCGGGGCGGCGGGGGGTGCTGCGCCAGCGGGACCGTACGGCCCGTCTCGGCCGTCGGGATCGCTCCAACCATCGGGATCGTCCCGGCCGTCAGGACCGACTCGGCCGTCAGAACCGTCGGGATCGTCTCGGCCGTCAGAACCGTCGGGATCGACTCGGCCGTCAGAACCGTCGGGATCGTCTCGGCCGTCAGAACCGTCTCGCCCGTCAGGCCCGTCGTCCCGGCCGTCGGGACCGTCCCGGCCGTCAGGACCGTCAGGACCGTTCCGGCCGTCAGGACCGTCCGCACCGCCGGGACCGTCGGAGGAAACGGAGGCGGGGGCGCTCGAGCAGGCCGCCCCGCTGTCCGCAGCAGAGGGGCCCGGTCGACAGGGTGGGGCGTCGGCGGCTGGACCGTTCCTGCCGTCGGCGTTGCCGCCGGAGACCTTCGGGGCGGGTGCGGCCGGCCTGGTGCTGCCGGCGCTCATCTCCGCGCCGGTGGGGTTCGTCCTGTTCGTGATCTCGGTGCCGGTCATCCTCCAGACGTTGTCCTACGGCGACCAGTACACCCCGCTGACCTGGCTCGCCTTGGCCGGCGGCAGCGTGCCGAGCCTCCTGCTGATCACGTGGGCCGCCTATCGCCTCGCGCGGCTCCGCCGAGGCGCCGGCCTCCGCGTCGACGACCTCGGCCTCACCGTGCTCACCGGGAACCCCGGAGCCGAACGCCGGCTGCGTGGCCTGGGCTGGATCGTTCCGTCGCCGCTCCTGCTGCTCGCCGCGCTGATCTTCCAGTACAGCTGGCCCCAACGAGCCGACTCGGTGAGCGGCCTGGCCGTCCTCCTCGCCGTCCTCGGCCTGATCGTCGGCGCGATCATCAGCGCACGCAGCATCCTCCCCGCCGGCCGCGAGGAGGTCCTGTCCTGGCGCGGGATCGGCACGGTCACCCTCACCCGGCGCGGCCCCCTCCGCCGCCGCACCCTCACCGTCGTCCCGGCCAACCCGGCCAACCCGGCCAACCCCGCGCCCCGCTACCTCGACGCCCGTGGCCTTCCGGCACGGCGCCTGGCCGCCGCCCTCGCACGCCACAGCGGCGGCCGCTTCACCGGAACCGGCCCGGCTAAGGGCTGA
- the pqqE gene encoding pyrroloquinoline quinone biosynthesis protein PqqE has product MADPFGLLAELTYRCPLSCAYCSNPLNMAEYTDELTLPEWQRVFTEARDLGVLQCHLSGGEPLLRRDLVALVASANALGLYTNLVTSAIGLTRPKAEQLRDAGLDHVQISIQADAPSLSDSIAGLPSFRRKVDAMRVVKELGWPLTVNVVLHRQNIDRVAEVLDLAEDVGADRVELANTQYYGWAWRNRDALLPSRAQLEAAEQVVRAARDRLSVIYVVPDYYSDYPKPCMGGWAARQLTVTPNGDALPCPAAQSLPLPTASVRSDSLARIWNESPVFTAYRGTGWMPDPCRSCDRREVDFGGCRCQAFQLTGDAARTDPVCHLSPDHAVVTDAVAAANSVVDLQLVPRPHR; this is encoded by the coding sequence ATGGCTGACCCGTTCGGGCTGCTCGCCGAGCTCACCTACCGCTGCCCGCTGTCCTGCGCCTACTGCTCGAACCCGCTGAACATGGCCGAGTACACCGACGAGCTCACGCTGCCGGAGTGGCAGCGCGTGTTCACCGAGGCCCGCGACCTCGGGGTGCTGCAGTGCCACCTGTCCGGAGGGGAACCGCTGCTCCGGCGCGACCTCGTCGCGCTGGTGGCGTCGGCGAACGCTCTCGGTCTGTACACGAACCTGGTGACCAGCGCGATCGGCCTCACCCGGCCGAAGGCCGAACAGCTCCGGGACGCCGGTCTCGACCACGTGCAGATCAGTATCCAGGCCGACGCGCCGTCGCTCTCCGACTCGATCGCCGGCCTCCCGTCCTTCCGGCGCAAAGTCGACGCGATGCGCGTGGTGAAGGAGCTGGGCTGGCCGCTCACCGTCAACGTCGTGCTGCACCGGCAGAACATCGACCGCGTCGCCGAGGTGCTCGACCTGGCCGAGGACGTCGGCGCCGACCGGGTGGAGCTCGCGAACACCCAGTACTACGGCTGGGCCTGGCGCAACCGCGACGCGCTCCTGCCCAGCCGGGCCCAGCTGGAGGCGGCCGAGCAGGTGGTGCGCGCTGCTCGCGATCGGCTCTCGGTGATCTACGTCGTGCCGGACTACTACAGCGACTACCCGAAACCGTGCATGGGTGGGTGGGCCGCCCGGCAGCTGACCGTGACACCCAACGGGGACGCGCTCCCGTGCCCGGCGGCGCAGTCGCTGCCGTTGCCGACGGCCAGCGTGCGCTCCGATTCGCTGGCCCGGATCTGGAACGAGTCGCCGGTGTTCACCGCGTACCGCGGTACCGGCTGGATGCCCGATCCGTGCCGGAGCTGCGACCGGCGTGAGGTGGACTTCGGCGGATGCCGCTGCCAGGCGTTCCAGCTCACCGGCGACGCCGCCCGCACCGACCCGGTGTGCCATCTCTCCCCGGACCACGCGGTGGTGACCGACGCGGTCGCGGCGGCCAACTCCGTGGTCGACCTCCAGCTGGTTCCTCGCCCACATCGTTGA
- a CDS encoding sodium:calcium antiporter, which translates to MSILIFVVGAALLVYCAEKLVVYLVGAAHGLRISVFLLAIIFTGIEFDDLALGVALNAEDLGGVALGTVFGTAISMTGIVLALAAIVCPTRVHIPRSYLALFAASPLMMVPFVLSAPLTAADGVVLVLLFVAFIAYIATRELQSSTPIFRNAEILERIGADGPGAGEHGAGGSGAGGVGAGGVGVAGVGGGRPGDRPPFVVTMPFTKDRPLPRWGGIGLAVLALLGLIVAATITSAGIDGILDDYAIGGTLFGATIATLVLSLEDIFLTVEPNRRGAAEIGIGNVIGSVVFGVTAKLGIILLTGGAILVGDDVLAWHLPVLVVMTGLSAYFISTGRLRRWHGFVLLALYLLYWAVSWSMFGEVPIDAD; encoded by the coding sequence ATGTCGATCTTGATCTTCGTCGTCGGAGCGGCGTTACTGGTCTACTGCGCCGAGAAGCTGGTCGTGTATCTCGTGGGTGCCGCCCACGGCCTGCGGATCTCGGTGTTCCTGCTCGCGATCATCTTCACCGGGATCGAGTTCGACGACCTGGCGCTCGGCGTGGCGCTCAACGCCGAGGACCTCGGCGGGGTCGCGCTGGGCACGGTGTTCGGTACGGCGATCTCGATGACCGGGATCGTGCTCGCGCTGGCCGCGATCGTGTGCCCGACCCGGGTGCACATCCCGCGCAGCTATCTGGCGCTCTTCGCCGCGTCGCCGCTGATGATGGTGCCGTTCGTGCTGTCGGCGCCGTTGACCGCGGCCGACGGCGTCGTGCTGGTGCTGTTGTTCGTCGCGTTCATCGCGTACATCGCGACGAGGGAGCTGCAGAGCTCGACGCCGATCTTCCGGAACGCCGAGATCCTGGAACGGATCGGCGCCGACGGGCCGGGCGCCGGTGAGCACGGGGCCGGGGGATCGGGCGCCGGTGGGGTGGGCGCCGGTGGGGTGGGCGTCGCTGGGGTGGGCGGGGGGCGGCCGGGGGATCGGCCGCCGTTCGTGGTGACGATGCCGTTCACCAAGGACCGGCCGTTACCGAGGTGGGGCGGGATCGGGCTGGCCGTGCTGGCCCTGCTCGGCCTGATCGTCGCGGCCACGATCACCAGCGCCGGGATCGACGGCATCCTCGACGACTACGCGATCGGCGGCACCCTGTTCGGCGCGACGATCGCGACCCTCGTGCTGTCGCTGGAGGACATCTTCCTGACCGTCGAACCCAACCGCCGGGGCGCGGCCGAGATCGGCATCGGCAACGTCATCGGCAGCGTGGTCTTCGGCGTGACCGCCAAACTCGGCATCATCCTCCTCACCGGCGGCGCCATCCTGGTCGGCGACGACGTCCTCGCCTGGCACCTGCCGGTCCTGGTCGTGATGACCGGCCTGTCGGCGTACTTCATCTCCACCGGCCGCCTACGCCGCTGGCACGGCTTCGTGTTGCTGGCCCTCTACCTCCTGTACTGGGCCGTCAGCTGGTCGATGTTCGGCGAAGTTCCGATCGATGCCGACTGA
- the katG gene encoding catalase/peroxidase HPI has translation MERPYSASLEARPARAAEERLDLRVLQKRPDPLGDDFDYPAAFGSLDLDELAHDVDAVLTTSQDWWPADFGHYGPLVVRMVWHCAGTYRVGDGRGGASASLQRFAPVDSWPDNRNLDKARRLLWPVKKKYGRRISWADLMVFAGNRALETMGFRTFGYAGGRVDVFHPDDVDWGPEAGWLGDERHTGVRTLDEPLAADQLGLIYVNPEGPNTVPDAVASARDIRVTFRRMGFDDEETVALIAGGHTFGKTHGVADPKYHLGPEPARADLAQQGLGWANSYGTGNAGDTITSGLDGAWTPTPTQWDNSYLENLFGYEWDVALSPAGLWQWVPRGGAGAGTVPDAHDPAKTHPPTFLTTDLALRYDRAYGPIARRFRDNPDQLADAFARAWFKLTHLDLGPRERYLGPLVPPEPLIWQDPVPADAGAAPDVAALKQRILDSGLTIPELVETAWASASTFRDSDKRGGSNGGRLRLEPQRSWAVNKPDQLDRVLRTLDALRHGISMADLIVLAGCTAVERAAGVPVPFTPGRTDAAPEWTDVASFAALEPLADGFRNYLDPRARRPAEHLLVDKARQLTLTATEMTVLVGGLRTLEHGVLSNAFFVDLLDGPPDTATRVDLVFGSHGELRAFAEAYASDDAAEGFVRDFVVAWDKVMNLGRY, from the coding sequence GTGGAACGTCCCTACTCCGCTTCGCTCGAGGCCCGCCCGGCCCGGGCCGCCGAGGAGCGTCTCGACCTCCGCGTCCTGCAGAAACGCCCCGACCCCCTCGGCGACGACTTCGACTACCCGGCCGCGTTCGGCTCGCTCGACCTGGACGAGCTCGCGCACGACGTCGACGCCGTGCTCACGACGTCGCAGGACTGGTGGCCGGCCGATTTCGGTCACTACGGGCCGCTCGTCGTGCGGATGGTGTGGCACTGCGCCGGCACCTACCGCGTCGGCGACGGGCGGGGCGGAGCGTCCGCGAGCCTGCAGCGGTTCGCGCCGGTCGACAGCTGGCCCGACAACCGCAACCTCGACAAGGCACGGCGGCTGCTCTGGCCGGTCAAGAAGAAGTACGGCCGCCGGATCAGCTGGGCCGACTTGATGGTGTTCGCCGGCAACCGCGCACTGGAGACGATGGGCTTCCGGACGTTCGGGTACGCCGGTGGGCGCGTCGACGTGTTCCACCCCGACGACGTCGACTGGGGGCCGGAGGCCGGCTGGCTCGGCGACGAGCGGCACACCGGCGTCCGTACCCTGGACGAACCGCTCGCGGCCGACCAGCTGGGGCTGATCTACGTCAACCCGGAGGGCCCGAACACCGTCCCGGACGCGGTCGCGTCGGCCCGTGACATCCGCGTCACCTTCCGCCGGATGGGCTTCGACGACGAGGAGACCGTCGCGCTGATCGCCGGCGGCCACACGTTCGGCAAGACCCACGGGGTGGCCGACCCGAAGTACCACCTCGGCCCCGAACCGGCCCGAGCCGACCTCGCGCAGCAGGGCCTGGGCTGGGCGAACAGCTACGGCACCGGGAACGCGGGCGACACGATCACCAGCGGGCTGGACGGCGCCTGGACACCGACGCCGACGCAGTGGGACAACAGTTACCTGGAGAACCTGTTCGGCTACGAGTGGGACGTGGCGCTCAGCCCGGCCGGGCTGTGGCAGTGGGTGCCGAGGGGCGGGGCCGGGGCGGGCACGGTGCCCGACGCGCACGATCCGGCGAAGACCCACCCGCCGACGTTCCTGACCACCGACCTGGCGCTGCGCTACGACCGCGCCTACGGCCCGATCGCGCGACGGTTCCGGGACAACCCCGATCAGCTCGCCGACGCGTTCGCCCGGGCCTGGTTCAAGCTGACCCACCTCGACCTGGGGCCCCGTGAACGGTACCTGGGCCCGCTGGTGCCGCCGGAACCCCTGATCTGGCAGGACCCGGTGCCGGCCGACGCCGGGGCCGCCCCCGACGTCGCCGCCCTGAAACAGCGCATCCTCGACTCCGGGCTGACGATCCCCGAGCTCGTGGAGACCGCCTGGGCGTCGGCCTCCACCTTCCGCGACAGCGACAAGCGCGGCGGCTCCAACGGCGGCCGTCTCCGGCTCGAACCCCAGCGGAGCTGGGCGGTGAACAAGCCTGACCAACTCGACCGCGTGCTGCGCACCCTCGACGCGCTCCGGCACGGGATCTCGATGGCCGACCTCATCGTGCTCGCGGGCTGCACCGCCGTGGAACGGGCCGCCGGTGTTCCCGTGCCGTTCACCCCCGGGCGCACCGACGCCGCTCCGGAGTGGACCGACGTGGCCTCGTTCGCCGCGCTCGAACCGCTCGCCGATGGGTTCCGCAACTACCTGGACCCGCGCGCCCGCCGCCCCGCCGAACACCTGCTCGTCGACAAAGCCAGGCAGCTGACGCTGACCGCCACCGAGATGACCGTGCTGGTCGGAGGCTTGCGCACGCTCGAACACGGCGTGCTCAGCAACGCGTTCTTCGTCGATCTGCTCGACGGGCCACCCGACACGGCGACCCGCGTCGACCTGGTTTTCGGCTCCCACGGTGAGTTGCGCGCGTTCGCCGAGGCCTACGCGTCCGATGACGCGGCCGAGGGTTTCGTCCGCGACTTCGTCGTTGCGTGGGACAAGGTGATGAACCTCGGTCGGTACTGA
- the pqqD gene encoding pyrroloquinoline quinone biosynthesis peptide chaperone PqqD, with the protein MTRPKLARHCRLGFDRTRQRPILLLPETVVVLNTTGAAILERCDGRRTVDEIVTDLGEAYREVPGAEVQRFLNGMLERRFVEMVDG; encoded by the coding sequence ATGACCCGCCCGAAGCTGGCCCGGCACTGCCGGTTGGGCTTCGACCGGACCCGCCAGCGGCCGATCCTGTTACTCCCCGAGACCGTGGTCGTGCTCAACACCACCGGCGCGGCGATCCTCGAACGCTGCGACGGGCGGCGCACCGTGGACGAGATCGTCACCGACCTGGGGGAGGCCTACCGGGAGGTCCCGGGCGCCGAGGTCCAGCGGTTCCTGAACGGCATGCTCGAACGTCGCTTCGTGGAGATGGTCGATGGCTGA
- the pqqB gene encoding pyrroloquinoline quinone biosynthesis protein PqqB, translating into MIARVLGSAAGGGSPQWNCHCTVCTAVRAGAGPPRTQSSIAVTLDRDDWFLFNASPDVHRQIDGLTVAAVLLTDAELDHTAGLLLLREARALRLYATAAIQRTLRDGSGLLPLLERYCTVEWIPVELGVPFPLTPGLTCEAFDVPTTKKDRFGVNVSEGRVVGYRLTDAGGTLVYLPGAQSLPEFGPCDCLLLDGSFFRDDELSATRTARDMGHLPIVDSMPSIKAPRTIFVHINNTNPILLDDSPERRVVEANGMEVAMDGLEVEL; encoded by the coding sequence GTGATCGCGCGGGTGCTCGGCTCGGCCGCCGGCGGCGGATCGCCGCAGTGGAACTGTCACTGCACGGTCTGTACCGCCGTGCGCGCCGGGGCCGGGCCCCCGCGCACCCAGTCGTCGATCGCGGTGACCCTCGACCGCGACGACTGGTTCCTGTTCAACGCTTCACCCGACGTCCATCGGCAGATCGACGGGCTGACGGTGGCCGCGGTGCTGCTCACCGATGCCGAACTGGACCACACCGCGGGGCTGCTGCTCCTGCGTGAGGCCCGCGCGCTGCGGCTGTACGCGACCGCGGCGATCCAGCGGACGCTGCGCGACGGCTCGGGGCTGCTGCCGCTGCTCGAGCGGTACTGCACGGTCGAGTGGATCCCGGTCGAACTCGGGGTGCCGTTCCCGCTCACACCTGGTCTGACCTGCGAAGCCTTCGACGTCCCCACGACTAAGAAGGACCGCTTCGGGGTAAATGTCAGCGAGGGCAGGGTCGTGGGGTACCGGCTCACCGACGCCGGGGGCACGCTCGTCTACCTGCCGGGCGCCCAGTCGCTGCCGGAGTTCGGCCCCTGCGACTGCCTGCTCCTCGACGGGTCGTTCTTCCGGGACGACGAGCTGTCCGCGACCCGGACCGCCCGGGACATGGGGCACCTGCCGATCGTCGACAGCATGCCGTCGATCAAGGCCCCCCGAACGATCTTCGTGCACATCAACAACACCAACCCGATCCTTCTCGACGACTCGCCCGAGCGGCGCGTCGTCGAGGCGAACGGCATGGAGGTAGCAATGGACGGCCTCGAGGTGGAGCTATGA
- a CDS encoding MSMEG_3727 family PQQ-associated protein — MTIAQDRDLLLDKLGLNAQNSAALGKVLNTGNIGQATERADGTMEATIRIKPDEICWDPSILVLPHGGDLELTLINDDLNTHCALLPSNGDRKFIWLVNHSKGLARLNLDGPGYYWFSSPTGNDEGRGLTGTIVVLGDVPPEARLDRPDQPRP, encoded by the coding sequence ATGACGATCGCGCAAGACCGGGACCTACTACTGGACAAACTCGGGCTCAACGCACAGAACAGCGCCGCACTCGGCAAGGTGCTCAACACCGGCAACATCGGCCAGGCCACGGAGCGGGCCGACGGCACGATGGAAGCGACGATCCGGATCAAGCCCGACGAGATCTGCTGGGATCCGTCGATCCTGGTCCTGCCGCACGGCGGCGACCTCGAGCTGACGCTGATCAACGACGACCTGAACACGCACTGCGCGCTGCTGCCCAGCAACGGCGACCGCAAGTTCATCTGGCTGGTCAACCACTCGAAGGGCCTGGCCAGGCTCAACCTCGACGGCCCCGGCTACTACTGGTTCAGCTCGCCGACCGGCAACGACGAGGGCCGCGGTCTCACCGGCACGATCGTCGTCCTCGGCGACGTGCCGCCGGAAGCCCGCCTCGACCGTCCCGACCAGCCGCGTCCGTAA